One Loxodonta africana isolate mLoxAfr1 chromosome 6, mLoxAfr1.hap2, whole genome shotgun sequence DNA window includes the following coding sequences:
- the MLPH gene encoding melanophilin — protein MGKKLDLSKLTDEEAKHIWEVIQRDFDLRRKEEERLEGLKGKIKKESSKRELLSDSAHLNETHCAHCLQPYRLLVNSRRQCLDCHLFTCKGCGSAHPREQGWLCDPCHLARVVKVGSLEWYYKHVRARFKRFGSAKVVRSLSWRLQAGDGPEQTPGENGGDSEQTDEDEDVDAAGKPQSGGSKKKRLLAIHNLNLEDDSDDFTQSRHHALHLSSVLTAVDGPQPLVTIVHTDTDLEEETLRRKLEEMTSNVSDQGTSSEEEEGQDTSAESNRSASSGGLPGVAPKVSATRRQRDRWDTELQGPQDHAPPTRTTDEALSELEDRVAVAASQVKQAESEVSDIKSRIAALQAAGLTVRPSGKPRKKSNIPVFLPRLGKLDQSPKDPNPDPSSEVKVLAVPHLLKRKFSHSPKSAGKNSDEEPFDRKSAYRGSLTQRNPNGRKEKADHIFAKPVMAHQP, from the exons GGGCTTGAAGGGCAAGATTAAGAAGGAAAGCTCCAAGAGGGAGCTGCTGTCGGACTCTGCCCACCTGAACGAGACCCACTGTGCGCACTGCCTGCAGCCCTACCGGCTCCTGGTGAACAGCAGGAGGCAGTGCCTAGACTGCCACCTCTTCACCTGTAAGGGCTGTGGCAGCGCCCACCCCAGGGAGCAGGGCTGGCTGTGTGACCCCTGCCACCTGGCCCG GGTTGTGAAGGTTGGCTCGCTGGAGTGGTACTACAAGCATGTACGGGCCCGCTTCAAGCGGTTCGGGAGTGCCAAGGTGGTCCGGTCCCTGTCTTGGAGGCTGCAGGCTGGAG ATGGGCCTGAGCAGACCCCTGGTGAGAATGGTGGAGACAGTGAGCAGACAGATGAGGACGAAGATGTGGATGCAGCAGGCAAGCCCCAGTCTGGCGGCAGCAAA AAGAAGCGCCTCCTTGCCATCCACAACCTGAACCTGGAGGACGACTCAGATGACTTCACCCAGTCCCGACATCATGCCCTGCACCTGTCCTCTGTCCTCACAGCTGTGGACGGCCCACAG CCCCTCGTCACCATCGTGCACACGGACACCGACCTGGAAGAGGAGACCCTGAGGAGAAAGCTGGAGGAGATGACCAGCAACGTCAGTGACCAAGGCACCTCATCTGAGGAAGAGGAGGGCCAGGACACATCAGCGGAGTCAAACAGGAGTGCCTCCAGTGGGGGCCTCCCAGGGGTGGCCCCAAAG GTGAGTGCaaccagaagacagagagacagatggGACACAGAGCTTCAAGGCCCCCAGGACCACGCCCCACCCACCAGGACCACAGACGAGGCGCTGTCAGAGCTGGAGGACAGAGTGGCTGTGGCGGCCTCCCAAGTCAAGCAGGCAGAGAGTGAG GTGTCTGATATCAAGTCCAGGATTGCAGCCCTGCAGGCTGCAGGGCTCACAGTGAGGCCCTCTGGAAAGCCCCGGAAGAAGTCAAACATCCCG GTATTCCTTCCTCGACTTGGGAAATTAGACCAGAGCCCCAAGGATCCAAATCCAGACCCTTCAAGTGAGGTCAAG GTCCTGGCTGTACCCCACCTTCTCAAGAGGAAGTTCAGTCACTCCCCTAAAAGTGCAGGTAAGA ACAGCGACGAAGAACCCTTTGACAGAAAATCAGCATACCGTGGTTCCCTGACCCAGAGAAACCCCAACGGGAGGAAGGAGAAAGCCGACCACATATTTGCG AAGCCGGTGATGGCCCACCAGCCTTGA